Proteins encoded in a region of the Denticeps clupeoides unplaced genomic scaffold, fDenClu1.1, whole genome shotgun sequence genome:
- the LOC114773853 gene encoding LOW QUALITY PROTEIN: trichohyalin-like (The sequence of the model RefSeq protein was modified relative to this genomic sequence to represent the inferred CDS: deleted 2 bases in 2 codons), with protein MKAENERSHRSERSEVRLERSPPDLRIVLLGRKGAGKSAAGSTILGAAGGLDSSRSTEECVKRKADVAGWRVTVVDTPGWEWYYSANGTPAWVSRETARSVLMCPPGPHAILIVLRSSTSVTEDHHRQIEEHVGMLGEGAWHHVMLLFTRGDEMGATSLEQRIRNGSGALRKLLQKCGNRYHVIESRRKVDDGTQVKDLLGKLERMVEMLGGRHYETVPVLLGLEVDKRRRARDRRKKQRQMETQTQRSSIRGLLTCDLSEDLDERQPVSRCPRRLPELRLLLLGERETGKSSAANTILGGAPVFPTGRATEECARQQAEVSGRQVTVVDVPGWEGGPEGQTPERVKREIWGSVWLCPPGPHAILLTLRVDVAISGAVTGHLQEHLKLLGEGAWRHTLLLLTHGDKLRQGVTAEQHVQGGGRELQELMERCGNRYHVISNVHPDTKSRDPGQVLTLLEKVEKLVAGNRCEAFSPLLQEIHHLGKTKNERFNQKLRDLGDKVQRQETELKKLREREVRSLRWFFDRKKEKRKLAGAVETGREEVMDKGGEDRRSMMSELEERMKWLTDDKEKEIQDLTVENDRMVEAINRIFQEKEEAIVEMEEKSREIEDLREKMDEQQVKILQLECMNLGMERKMKEMDVEKKALMKTIKDTQRQMKEAKERYDNEALQQQQETDKTLKEAENRIKRCTEEKEDELQELRRWSETKVEEQENRQKELDRQRVDEINKLTRIGEMRDAELERLRRDIRSRDTEIEQERKRSADGLEAIRRLEHQLREKEVALAEMQRSREEQEEKAGGDLRHQYLEKEREADELRRTVEQIQKELRELRDEDMEAQKQRAAQELLRSDLQMLLKENEWMQVQYEEKIEQMQKETASILETKEKAIVQLLEKRDDLLKTLTDETEKLINLQDEKRLMEVELTHLKRRCEEYKEELLAHMDREVEFGQLLHQSQDMMQVKEQQLLGRMQEMEQVLVQLKQVNHTQNMELEKAKEKSDRMEKQIEESREYYEEKLKEKEAEENLQGAEREERVSRREQEVTMAELEIEKQTKELQRREMGIQEKEKDLRKEEQELEKRVSELETGFMDKEKQEQSLMEKELEIKHRTHKLEKMENQLRNMEEKVTENVKKEQQLDKKNQEINLREQHIKKREMELKENTHKLQQKKEQLETEEENLRKIQKELGAQKVTLEEQLQKTSNELQRKQEELKSQEQELEKKKLELLHSQQEIERREETLEVGHQEVKKQRQDLKRSEEDLERRKSELQELEQGLKNREENHLSSLQDLEERQKQIKNYENRLGKKEDKLVSLEKVLTCRERDLENKYHDLKRKEQDVEEHALQMKKNRAEMEEKEQTFNRREQDLETWHFELKTTQEELESHKINLHQFEHELAERDQEMKEKELLQKDLILRKLQLERKERDMEGLRLNLEKREGELLRRERQQEEKAQELETRQQNLESAHQQLKTSSEKAQQEAEQMKVKLKRREEGVRELENELHKKQQELQSEEKLLEYSKVELQHRRQDFLAGENELKRMVDDLSRREDKLEKKKMDLGKIENRIKQEEIHSSALQDLEFNKVFLDREQTLKEKEEELWTLEQKLIRREHYIAEKEQDLQNRFHDYEGWETEMKIKEGELEKLQKLNQHAEQMENIDLGEDQEMERQHRKSDNTGELQQKINQQLSLKEQDVKPLSEKLRNKESKEQDKNDTNVLQTERQELATREGSHVEKHMDQELQTREEELKQNDRKDVFRKFPERQEEALALGGAELQKNFKDLNIGEDVERGFRRQDKVLKIQEVEKDEKMKCGDLGYVNFPQITGDEELMCLSNELALAEEEPEIRKFELEKCEKFQIRQQMLPNCEETKKKQNEQERIRAGMLAKTQQVLDGHDAGREKRGNDDLEQYLTEQEIQPEVINQETITGELQETNQKEKHTQHHITSKKQMDNKEEEVKHREERLEKKARELEEWEKYLYNWELCMVNWQQDPVKRSIELEKVDKELNHTEEHLEHMLRRWTETEEAGSMMARRERGRTYQDQSYSNMVSHLENLQMNPQNINHMYQEVGVASLAWDQKTEPQSNVIIEELSKSVISTPEAPVKLCPAYRHLETEAEMRRSPEEEEEAEMTEEEHFYEPSFPCEDPSSPELRLVLLGEAWCPRSVLCRKSWPCQVAGRKLTVMEPAGLKWRWGQDGGMVLQCVSRCPPGPHAFLLVIPSYLTFTPQFRRAVESSMKVLGDKAWQHTIVVFTWGETLSESMDQRVLRNGDLQWLLAKCGGRYHILNNSEQPTESQVTQLVERVEQIVAGNGGHYYVQP; from the exons ATGAAGGCTGAGAACGAGAGGAGTCACcgatcag agaggtcagaggtcagactaGAGAGGTCTCCACCCGACCTGCGGATCGTCCTATTGGGCCGCAAAGGAGCTGGCAAGAGCGCCGCAGGAAGCACCATTCTGGGCGCAGCTGGGGGGTTGGACAGCAGCAGATCAACAGAGGAGTGTGTGAAGAGGAAGGCGGACGTGGCCGGCTGGCGGGTGACGGTGGTGGACACGCCCGGCTGGGAGTGGTACTACTCGGCCAACGGCACGCCCGCCTGGGTGAGCCGGGAGACGGCACGCAGCGTCCTGATGTGCCCGCCCGGGCCGCACGCCATCCTGATCGTGCTGCGCTCGTCTACCTCTGTCACTGAGGACCACCACCGGCAGATTGAGGAGCATGTGGGCATGCTGGGAGAGGGGGCGTGGCACCATGTGATGCTACTGTTCACACGAGGGGATGAGATGGGAGCCACCAGCCTGGAGCAGAGGATCCGCAATGGTAGCGGGGCCTTGCGGAAGCTTCTTCAGAAGTGTGGAAATCGCTACCATGTGATAGAGAGCCGGCGGAAGGTAGATGATGGAACCCAGGTAAAGGATCTGCTGGGTAAACTGGAGAGGATGGTGGAGATGCTGGGTGGGCGGCACTATGAGACAGTCCCCGTCCTGCTGGGCCTGGAGGTCGATaagaggaggagggcgaggGACAGAAGGAAAAAGCAGAGACAGatggagacacagacacagcgGAGCAGCATTCGTGGACTTCTCACCT GCGATTTGTCCGAGGATCTGGACGAGCGACAGCCCGTCTCCCGCTGTCCCCGCCGTCTCCCCGAACTCCGCCTGCTTCtcctgggagagagagagacgggaaaGAGCTCAGCAGCCAACACCATCCTGGGCGGAGCCCCAGTCTTCCCGACCGGGAGG GCCACGGAGGAGTGCGCCAGGCAGCAGGCCGAGGTTTCTGGACGGCAGGTGACCGTGGTGGACGTTCCTGGCTGGGAAGGAGGGCCTGAAGGTCAAACTCCGGAAAGGGTCAAGCGGGAGATTTGGGGCAGCGTCTGGCTCTGCCCACCAGGCCCACATGCCATCCTTCTGACCCTCCGAGTGGACGTGGCCATCAGCGGCGCGGTGACGGGCCACCTGCAGGAACATCTGAAACTCCTGGGCGAGGGGGCATGGAGGCACACGTTGCTCCTGCTCACGCACGGAGACAAACTTCGACAAGGGGTCACCGCTGAGCAACACGTGCAAGGGGGTGGACGAGAGCTCCAGGAGCTGATGGAGCGGTGCGGGAACCGTTACCACGTCATCAGCAATGTCCATCCGGACACAAAGAGCAGAGACCCCGGCCAGGTGCTGACCCTGCTGGAGAAAGTAGAGAAGCTGGTGGCAGGGAACAGGTGTGAGGCCTTTTCTCCTCTGCTACAGGAGATCCACCATCTGGGGAAAACCAAGAATGAACGGTTTAACCAGAAGCTGAGGGACCTGGGAGACAAAGTCCAGCGACAGGAAACAGAGCTGAAGAAGCTGAGGGAGAGGGAGGTGAGGAGCCTGCGTTGGTTCTTTGACAGGAAGAAGGAGAAAAGGAAGCTGGCTGGAGCCGTGGAGACAGGAAGGGAGGAAGTGATGGATAAAGGCGGGGAGGACAGGAGAAGCATGATGAGCGAGCTGGAAGAACGGATGAAGTGGCTGACTGATGACAAAGAGAAGGAGATCCAGGACCTGACTGTGGAGAATGACAGGATGGTGGAAGCAATCAATAGAATATTCCAAGAGAAAGAGGAGGCCATagtggagatggaggagaagagcaGGGAAATAGAGGACCTACGAGAAAAAATGGATGAACAGCAAGTGAAAATTCTCCAACTTGAGTGCATGAATTTGGGGATGGAGAGAAAAATGAAGGAGAtggatgtggaaaaaaaagctcTGATGAAAACCATCAAGGACACGCAAAGACAGATGAAGGAAGCGAAAGAAAGGTACGACAACGAGGCGTTACAACAACAGCAGGAGACGGATAAAACGTTAAAGGAGGCAGAGAACAGAATAAAGAGGTGTACTGAAGAAAAGGAAGATGAATTGCAGGAATTGAGACGCTGGAGTGAAACGAAGGTCGAGGAACAagagaacagacagaaagagCTGGACAGACAAAGAGTggacgaaataaataaattaacccGGATTGGTGAAATGAGAGACGCTGAGCTGGAACGGCTGCGGAGGGACATTCGCAGCAGAGACACGGAGATTGAACAGGAGAGGAAAAGGTCTGCGGACGGCCTGGAGGCCATCAGAAGGCTGGAACATCAACTCCGCGAGAAAGAGGTAGCGTTGGCAGAGATGCAACGTTCACGCGAGGAGCAGGAAGAGAAAGCAGGAGGAGACCTGAGACACCAGTACCtggaaaaagagagggaggccGACGAGTTGAGAAGGACAGTAGAACAGATTCAGAAAGAGCTGAGGGAGCTTCGAGATGAGGACATGGAGGCACAGAAACAGAGAGCTGCACAGGAGCTCCTCAGATCTGATCTTCAGATGCtactaaaagaaaatgaatggatGCAAGTTCAATATGAGGAGAAAATCGAACAAATGCAAAAGGAGACAGCGTCAATTTTAGAAACCAAAGAAAAGGCAATCGTCCAGCTCCTGGAAAAAAGAGACGATCTTCTCAAAACGTTGACAGATGAGACAGAGAAGCTGATTAACTTACAGGACGAAAAGCGGCTGATGGAGGTGGAGCTGACTCATCTGAAGCGGAGATGTGAAGAATACAAAGAGGAGCTCCTGGCCCACATGGACAGAGAGGTGGAGTTTGGACAGCTGCTGCACCAAAGCCAGGACATGATGCAGGTGAAGGAACAACAGCTCCTGGGGAGAATGCAGGAGATGGAGCAGGTCCTCGTCCAGCTGAAACAggtcaatcacacacaaaacatggaaCTAGAAAAAGCAAAAGAGAAGAGCGACAGAATGGAGAAGCAGATAGAAGAATCCAGGGAATATTATGAAGAGAAGCTGAAGGAgaaagaagcagaggagaactTGCAGGGAGCTGAGAGAGAAGAGCGTGTAAGTAGGAGAGAGCAAGAAGTAACGATGGCTGAGCTGGAGATAGAAAAACAGACGAAAGAGCTGCAGAGAAGAGAAATGGGGATACAGGAAAAAGAGAAGGATCTGAGAAAGGAAGAACAAGAGTTGGAAAAGCGGGTGTCTGAGCTAGAAACTGGATTTATGGACAAGGAGAAGCAAGAGCAAAGTCTAATGGAAAAGGAACTGGAGATAAAACACCGAACACACAAgttggaaaaaatggaaaatcaaTTAAGAAACATGGAGGAAAAAGTGacagaaaatgtcaaaaaagaaCAGCAGCTGGATAAGAAGAATCAAGAAATCAACCTCAGAGagcaacatataaaaaaaagagagatggaaCTCAAAGAAAATACCCACAAACTACAACAGAAGAAAgaacaactggaaactgaagaGGAGAACCTGAGGAAGATCCAAAAAGAGTTGGGTGCCCAGAAAGTGACGCTGGAAGAACAACTACAGAAAACAAGTAATGAATTGCAGAGAAAGCAGGAGGAACTAAAGAGTCAGGAACAAGaactggagaagaaaaaacTTGAGCTTCTGCACAGCCAGCAGGAGATAGAAAGGCGAGAAGAAACACTAGAAGTTGGTCATCAAGAAGTCAAGAAACAAAGACAAGACCTCAAAAGAAGTGAAGAAGATTTGGAAAGGAGAAAATCTGAGCTGCAGGAATTGGAGCAAGGACTAAAGAACCGTGAAGAAAACCATCTTAGTTCATTACAAGATCTGGAAGAGAGACAGAAGCAAATCAAGAACTATGAGAACCGgcttggaaaaaaagaagacaagttGGTCAGTTTAGAA AAAGTGTTAACCTGCAGGGAAAGGGACCTGGAGAATAAATACCATGATCTGAAGAGAAAGGAACAAGACGTAGAAGAACATGCTctgcaaatgaagaaaaatagaGCAGAAATGGAAGAAAAGGAGCAGACATTTAATAGACGTGAACAGGATCTAGAGACGTGGCATTTTGAACTAAAGACCACACAAGAAGAACTAGAGAGCCACAAGATAAACCTACATCAGTTTGAACATGAACTCGCTGAAAGGGATCAGgagatgaaagaaaaagaattacTACAGAAGGATCTTATCCTCAGAAAGCTGCAACTGGAGAGAAAGGAACGAGATATGGAAGGTCTACGTCTGAATTTAGAAAAAAGGGAGGGTGAACTTTTAAGAAGGGAGCGGCAACAGGAGGAAAAGGCCCAAGAACTGGAAACCAGACAGCAGAACTTGGAGTCAGCCCACCAACAACTGAAAACATCATCTGAGAAAGCTCAACAGGAAGCCGAGCAAATGAAAGTAAAGCTGAAGAGGAGGGAAGAAGGGGTTCGTGAATTGGAAAATGAGCTTCACAAAAAGCAGCAAGAACTTCAAAGCGAAGAAAAACTTTTGGAATATTCTAAAGTTGAACTTCAGCATAGAAGACAGGACTTTCTGGCAGGTGAAAATGAGCTAAAAAGAATGGTAGATGACCTGAGCAGAAGAGAGGACAAAttggaaaagaagaaaatggacTTGGGAAAAATAGAAAACAGGATAAAACAGGAAGAAATTCACAGCAGCGCTTTACAAGACTTGGAATTCAACAAAGTGTTTCTAGACCGAGAGCAAActctaaaagaaaaagaagaagagctgTGGACCCTGGAACAAAAGTTAATCAGAAGAGAACATTACATTGCTGAAAAGGAACAAGACCTTCAGAACAGATTCCATGACTATGAGGGGTGGGAAACGGAGATGAAGATAAAAGAAGGAGAACTTGAGAAACTTCAAAAGTTAAATCAACATGCAGAACAGATGGAGAACATTGATCTTGGAGAAGATCAAGAGATGGAGAGACAACATCGGAAATCAGACAATACAGGAGAGCTGCAACAGAAGATAAATCAACAGCTCAGCCTGAAAGAGCAAGATGTGAAACCACTGAGTGAAAAATTAAGAAACAAAGAGAGCAAAGAACAGGACAAAAATGATACAAATGTTctccagacagagagacaggaacTGGCAACCAGAGAGGGAAGTCATGTTGAGAAGCACATGGACCAAGAGCTGCAGACAAGAGAAGAAGAGTTAAAGCAGAATGACAGGAAGGACGTTTTCAGAAAGTTCCCTGAGAGGCAAGAAGAAGCACTCGCGCTGGGTGGAGCAGAGCTCCAGAAAAATTTTAAAGACCTGAACATAGGAGAAGATGTGGAAAGAGGTTTCAGAAGACAAGATAAAGTCTTGAAAATTCAGGAGGTAGAAAAGGATGAAAAGATGAAGTGTGGAGACCTGGGTTATGTCAATTTTCCGCAAATTACAGGAGATGAAGAATTGATGTGTTTAAGCAATGAGCTGGCACTTGCTGAAGAAGAACCTGAAATAAGGAAATTCGAGCTGGAAAAGTGTGAAAAGTTTCAAATACGGCAACAAATGCTGCCAAACTGTGAAGAAACCAAGAAGAAACAAAACGAGCAGGAACGAATTCGTGCTGGCATGCTAGCAAAAACGCAGCAAGTTCTGGATGGTCATGATGCTGGAAGAGAAAAGCGTGGAAATGACGATCTGGAACAATATCTGACGGAACAAGAGATTCAACCAGAAGTAATTAACCAGGAGACAATTACAGGAGAACTTCAGGAAACCAATCAGAAAGAAAAGCACACTCAGCACCACATTACGAGCAAAAAGCAGATGGACAACAAAGAAGAGGAAGTGAAGCATCGAGAAGAACGCCTGGAAAAGAAGGCGAGGGAGCTGGAAGAGTGGGAGAAATACTTGTACAACTGGGAGCTTTGCATGGTCAACTGGCAGCAAGATCCAGTGAAGAGAAGCATTGAACTGGAAAAAGTGGACAAAGAGCTCAACCACACAGAGGAACATCTAGAACATATGTTAAGGAGGtggacagagacagaggaggCAGGCTCGATGATGGCCagaagagaaagaggcagaaCTTACCAGGACCAGTCTTACAGCAACATGGTTTCACATCTTGAGAACCTACAGATGAATCCACAGAACATCAATCACATGTATCAAGAGGTTGGGGTTGCAAGCCTGGCCTGGGACCAGAAGACAGAACCTCAGTCTAATGTCATAATAGAAGAATTATCCAAATCTGTGATATCAACTCCTGAAGCACCAGTGAAGCTTTGCCCTGCATACCGTCACTTAGAAACCGAAGCTGAGATGAGGAGGTCtccagaagaagaggaagaagcagAAATGACAGAGGAAGAACATTTTTATGAACCGTCTTTTCCTTGTGAAGATCCGTCCAGCCCTGAGCTGAGGCTGGTCTTACTGGGGGAGGCGTGGTGTCCTCGCAGTgtcctctgcaggaagtcctggcCATGCCAGGTGGCAGGAAGGAAATTGACCGTGATGGAGCCCGCTGGGCTGAAGTGGCGCTGGGGCCAAGATGGTGGCATGGTGCTTCAGTGCGTCTCCCGGTGCCCTCCAGGCCCTCACGCGTTCCTGCTAGTTATACCCTCGTATCTCACCTTCACCCCACAGTTCCGCAGGGCAGTAGAGTCCTCCATGAAGGTTCTTGGTGATAAGGCATGGCAGCACACCATTGTGGTCTTCACGTGGGGAGAGACCCTGAGCGAAAGCATGGACCAGCGCGTCCTGAGGAACGGGGACCTCCAGTGGCTCCTGGCAAAGTGTGGAGGCCGATACCACATCCTGAACAACAGCGAGCAGCCAACAGAGTCCCAGGTGACCCAGCTGGTGGAGCGGGTGGAGCAGATAGTGGCTGGAAACGGTGGACATTATTACGTCCAACCTTGA
- the LOC114773851 gene encoding coagulation factor XIII A chain-like, whose protein sequence is MAEPKAPLPATETMATTRVRPQVSIRGRSVGPIASSNAVGEEVPEFEPFMLLPRGPPPLTDYLDVWDVNMLKEPEEVNKQQHHTDRYANEGLIVRRGQEFQISITFNRPHDPSKDQFALEFVIGATPQYSKGTYIPVFPSEERNKLWGGRVLDTSDNVLTMGILPRADCIVGKYGMYVAVVTPYGIRRTKKDPSRELYILFNPWVKDDSVYLEDGAERTECVLNELGIIYHGAYDDVSERSWNYGQFEFGILDACLFIMDKGALPITNRGDPVKIARKASAMINSKDDEGVLVGNWSGDYMYGVAPTSWTGSVEILLSYANGGDPVCYAQCWVYAAVFNTFLRCLGIPARVVTNFFSAHDNDGNLKTDILLDENGKVDRSRTRDSIWNYHCWNECYMARLDLPEGFGGWQVVDATPQETSDGMYRCGPASVYAIKHGMVCYPFDAPFVFAEVNSDVVFYQRSRDGTLTPVKVNTSHVGRLVLTKAPGSNGRSDITSMYKFPEGSAEERTVLEKAEEYGVRRQDVTPPVADVALDIPSLEVKVGAGFDLALDFRNSSGQRRTVEAYTNGYVVYYTGVPSAEILFQSPTVTLDPRAGDAERKVIKVRPEDYMGKLVEQANLHFITTGKVKETGQIVTAMRVITLHKPRLLVQVAGTPRVSEEMLVTVQFTNDFKFSLENVHVRVEGPGVMSPHNKLYRLIAPGTTISWTESFIPRRQGPSKLMASLDCHALRQVTGEVDVHIEN, encoded by the exons ATGGCTGAGCCTAAAGCCCCACTTCCTGCAACTGAAACCATGGCGACAACCCGCGTTCGCCCTCAGGTGTCCATCCGCGGGCGCAGCGTTGGTCCCATCGCCAGCTCTAATGCTGTGGGGGAGGAGGTGCCAGAGTTTGAGCCGTTCATGCTGCTGCCCCGCGGGCCGCCACCCCTCACCG ATTACTTGGATGTCTGGGATGTGAATATGCTGAAGGAACCAGAGGAGGTCAACAAGCAGCAGCACCACACTGACCGCTACGCCAATGAAGGCCTCATCGTTCGCCGGGGGCAGGAGTTCCAAATCAGCATCACCTTCAACCGACCCCATGACCCCAGCAAGGATCAATTTGCTCTGGAGTTTGTCATTG GGGCGACCCCCCAGTACAGTAAGGGCACTTACATCCCGGTGTTTCCCAGTGAGGAGCGGAACAAGCTGTGGGGTGGCCGGGTCCTAGACACCAGCGACAATGTGCTCACCATGGGCATCTTACCCAGGGCAGACTGCATCGTGGGAAAATATGGCATGTATGTTGCCGTGGTGACCCCCTACGGCATTCGCAGGACAAAAAAGGACCCCAGCCGGGAACTCTACATTCTGTTCAATCCCTGGGTGAAAG ATGACTCTGTATACCTGGAAGATGGGGCGGAGAGGACGGAGTGTGTTCTGAACGAACTGGGCATTATTTACCACGGCGCCTATGATGATGTGTCTGAGAGATCCTGGAACTACGGTCAG tTTGAGTTTGGAATTTTGGATGCCTGCCTGTTCATCATGGACAAGGGCGCCCTGCCCATCACCAACCGAGGAGACCCAGTTAAAATTGCCAGGAAGGCTTCTGCCATG ATTAACTCGAAGGATGATGAAGGGGTCCTGGTTGGCAACTGGAGTGGGGACTACATGTACGGCGTGGCACCCACTTCCTGGACAGGCAGCGTGGAGATCCTGCTGAGCTACGCCAACGGTGGAGACCCTGTCTGCTACGCCCAGTGCTGGGTCTACGCCGCCGTCTTCAACACCT TCCTTCGCTGCCTGGGCATTCCGGCCAGGGTTGTCACCAACTTCTTCTCTGCCCATGATAATGATGGCAACCTGAAAACGGACATCCTGTTGGACGAGAACGGGAAGGTGGACCGTTCCCGCACCCGAGACTCCATCTG gaatTACCATTGCTGGAATGAGTGTTACATGGCCCGGCTAGACCTGCCTGAGGGCTTCGGGGGGTGGCAGGTGGTGGATGCTACACCCCAGGAGACCAGCGATG gtatGTACAGATGTGGTCCTGCATCAGTTTATGCCATTAAGCACGGCATGGTCTGCTACCCATTCGATGCTCCCTTTGTATTTGCAGAG GTGAACAGCGATGTGGTTTTCTACCAGAGGAGCCGGGACGGCACGCTGACGCCAGTGAAGGTGAACACCAGTCACGTTGGCCGGCTGGTCCTGACCAAGGCCCCTGGCAGCAATGGCCGCAGTGACATCACCAGCATGTACAAATTTCCCGAGG GGAGCGCAGAGGAGCGCACCGTGTTGGAGAAAGCTGAGGAATACGGAGTTAGGAGGCAGGACGTCACCCCTCCCGTGGCTGATGTGGCACTGGACATTCCATCCCTGGAGGTGAAGGTGGGTGCCGGGTTCGATCTGGCGCTGGACTTCCGTaacagcagtgggcagcggcGCACGGTGGAGGCCTATACCAATGGCTACGTGGTCTACTACACGGGCGTGCCCAGTGCTGAGATCCTGTTCCAGAGCCCCACGGTGACTCTTGACCCCCGGGCGGGAGATG CCGAGCGGAAGGTGATTAAAGTTCGTCCGGAGGACTACATGGggaagctggtggaacaggccAATCTGCACTTCATCACCACTGGGAAGGTGAAGGAGACGGGTCAGATCGTCACGGCGATGCGTGTCATCACCCTGCACAAGCCACGACTCCTGGTCCAG GTGGCTGGGACCCCTCGAGTGAGCGAGGAGATGCTGGTCACTGTGCAGTTCACCAATGACTTCAAGTTCAGCCTGGAGAACGTGCATGTGCGTGTTGAAGGACCCGGAGTCATGTCACCCCACAACAAACTGTACAG GCTGATTGCTCCTGGCACCACAATATCATGGACAGAGAGCTTCATCCCTCGCAGACAGGGACCATCAAAGCTGATGGCCAGTCTGGACTGTCACGCTCTCAGACag GTGACTGGAGAGGTGGATGTCCACATCGAAAACTGA